A genomic region of Aureimonas populi contains the following coding sequences:
- a CDS encoding aspartate/glutamate racemase family protein gives MRILLLNPNTSASVTQRLETVAAQAAAPGTSITALTAPRGVPYISGRAEAQIAGALVLEMLAEHLPGHDAAIIAAFGDPGLAAARELFDQPIVGMAEAAMLTAAMLGPRFSIVTFAPALGSWYRDCVEASGMGHRLAAIRSGDGRFSAIDTVASEKEEALATLCRRTVEDDGADVVILGGAPLAGLAARIAGDVCVPLVEQAAAALLQAETLVRLGTAPARAGAFARPSPKPATGLAPKLTARISGTDA, from the coding sequence GTGAGAATTCTGCTCCTCAATCCCAACACCTCGGCCAGTGTCACGCAGCGCCTCGAGACGGTGGCCGCGCAGGCCGCCGCGCCCGGCACTTCCATCACCGCGCTCACCGCGCCGCGCGGCGTTCCCTACATCTCGGGGCGCGCGGAGGCGCAGATCGCAGGCGCCCTCGTTCTGGAGATGCTGGCCGAGCATCTGCCCGGGCACGACGCGGCGATCATCGCGGCCTTCGGCGATCCGGGGCTTGCGGCCGCGCGAGAATTGTTCGACCAGCCGATCGTCGGCATGGCGGAGGCAGCGATGCTCACCGCCGCGATGCTGGGGCCGCGCTTCTCCATCGTCACCTTCGCGCCGGCCTTGGGAAGCTGGTATCGCGATTGCGTGGAGGCGAGCGGCATGGGCCATCGCCTCGCCGCGATCCGCTCCGGCGACGGGCGTTTCAGCGCCATCGACACGGTCGCGAGCGAGAAGGAGGAAGCCCTCGCGACGCTCTGCAGGCGAACGGTGGAGGACGACGGCGCGGATGTCGTGATCCTGGGCGGGGCGCCGCTTGCCGGGCTGGCCGCCCGGATCGCCGGCGATGTTTGCGTGCCGCTGGTGGAGCAGGCGGCGGCGGCGCTGCTTCAGGCCGAGACGCTGGTGCGCCTCGGCACGGCGCCGGCGCGGGCCGGAGCGTTCGCCCGCCCTTCGCCGAAGCCCGCCACCGGGCTGGCTCCGAAGCTGACGGCAAGGATCTCGGGCACGGACGCCTGA
- a CDS encoding ABC transporter permease, which yields MTLIERACNALILLVAAFAVVFLLTPLVVTVAASFGSSPVFTLPPPEWSTRWYERLATLRGLAPALFTSLQIATLSTAIALVLGTMCAIALTRGRVPGSEGIISFLISPLMLPALVIGIALLQFFRELGLRDAWTSLLLAHVVITLPYVARTVIGALSLFDYTLIDAARTLGCSYPAAVRKVLVPNLAPAFLTSGMFAFLASMDNYPISIFFSDAWTKTLPIQMLQFVEERPDPTIAAISTGLILLATLAMIIGDRLVGIRRMAQF from the coding sequence ATGACCCTGATCGAACGGGCGTGCAACGCTCTTATCCTTCTCGTCGCCGCCTTCGCGGTCGTGTTCCTCCTGACGCCGCTGGTGGTGACGGTCGCTGCCTCCTTCGGTTCCTCGCCGGTCTTCACCCTGCCGCCGCCCGAATGGTCCACGCGCTGGTACGAGCGCCTGGCGACGCTGCGCGGTCTTGCCCCCGCCCTCTTCACGTCGCTCCAGATCGCAACGCTCTCCACCGCCATCGCGCTCGTTCTGGGCACGATGTGCGCCATCGCCCTGACGCGGGGCCGTGTGCCGGGTTCGGAAGGGATCATCTCCTTCCTGATCTCGCCCCTGATGCTGCCGGCGCTGGTCATCGGCATCGCGCTTTTGCAGTTCTTCCGCGAACTGGGCCTGCGCGATGCATGGACGAGCCTTCTGCTGGCCCATGTGGTGATCACGCTCCCATACGTGGCGCGCACGGTGATCGGCGCACTTTCGCTCTTCGATTACACCTTGATCGATGCGGCGCGAACGCTCGGCTGCTCCTATCCAGCGGCCGTCCGCAAGGTGCTGGTGCCCAATCTCGCCCCGGCCTTCCTGACGTCCGGCATGTTCGCTTTCCTCGCCTCGATGGACAATTATCCGATCTCGATCTTCTTCTCGGATGCCTGGACGAAGACCCTGCCGATCCAGATGCTCCAATTCGTCGAGGAGCGTCCCGATCCCACCATCGCGGCGATCTCCACGGGCCTCATTCTCCTGGCCACCCTCGCCATGATCATCGGCGACCGGCTGGTCGGCATCCGCCGCATGGCGCAGTTCTGA
- a CDS encoding ABC transporter permease yields MSVARRFAANPAVLLLAPALLYLTVFYLVPLSFLLGRSFIGQAGLSLQPYAALLGDGFTWQVIGNTLRIASLVTLCAFLIGYPAAIALSRARGALQIVLLVSIILPLSVGIVVKAFAWQIVLGRGGVVGQFLVATGLFEEAPRLLFTEFGLVLGAANVFLPFMILPIYSVLNLMDPRLPEAAATLGASPVYRFTRVTLPLTLPGIIAGCAFVFSMSVSMYVIPSLLIGDRFQTLATLTGRSFLFLRDEQLGSTTAVVLLVLSVAIILSASALARRFGGVR; encoded by the coding sequence ATGAGCGTCGCCCGCCGCTTCGCCGCCAATCCGGCCGTGCTCCTGCTCGCCCCGGCGCTTCTGTACCTCACCGTCTTCTATCTCGTGCCGCTGAGCTTCCTTCTCGGCCGCAGCTTCATCGGGCAGGCCGGCCTTTCGCTCCAGCCCTATGCGGCGCTGCTGGGGGACGGCTTCACCTGGCAGGTGATCGGCAACACGCTGCGCATCGCCTCGCTCGTCACCCTGTGCGCCTTCCTGATCGGCTATCCGGCGGCCATCGCGCTCTCAAGGGCGCGGGGCGCGTTGCAGATCGTGCTCCTCGTCAGCATCATCCTGCCGCTCTCGGTCGGCATCGTGGTGAAGGCCTTCGCGTGGCAGATCGTCCTGGGGAGGGGAGGCGTGGTGGGCCAGTTTCTCGTCGCCACCGGCCTCTTCGAGGAAGCACCGCGCCTGCTCTTCACCGAGTTCGGCCTCGTTCTCGGGGCGGCGAACGTCTTCCTGCCCTTCATGATCCTTCCCATCTATTCGGTGCTCAATCTCATGGACCCGCGCCTGCCGGAGGCGGCCGCCACGCTCGGCGCCTCGCCCGTCTACCGCTTCACCCGCGTCACGCTTCCCCTGACACTGCCCGGCATCATCGCGGGCTGCGCCTTCGTCTTCTCCATGTCCGTTTCGATGTACGTGATCCCGAGCCTTCTGATCGGCGACCGTTTCCAGACGCTGGCGACGCTCACGGGCCGCTCCTTCCTGTTCCTGCGCGACGAGCAGCTGGGCTCCACGACCGCGGTCGTCCTTCTTGTCCTCTCGGTGGCGATCATCCTGTCGGCAAGTGCGCTCGCCCGCCGGTTCGGAGGCGTTCGATGA
- a CDS encoding ABC transporter ATP-binding protein translates to MVQMQAAGTGPFLDIAGAGKVFGTVTVLEGVDLGIGRGEFISLLGPSGCGKTTLLRIVAGLLAPDAGRIRLDGQEITRVPPHKRDVGVVFQNYALFPHLTVAENIGFGLKAKRAPRAEIEEAVKRLLSLVGLGAMADRSVRGLSGGQQQRVAVARALATGPKLMLLDEPFSALDRKLRETMQIELRRILRDVGTTAIFVTHDQDEALVMSDRIAVMNAGRIEHLDAPEAIYRRPATPFTLDFVGLSTRLEGTVRGMEGEVALIETRFGTVRAPASFLPGSPVTLGVRPERVTPGSGGENRLRARLADVIFQGAKAQLHFAAEGDERILVETLDVPEGARKGEEMDLSFAVSDTLVYPREGRAA, encoded by the coding sequence ATGGTGCAGATGCAAGCAGCCGGCACAGGTCCGTTTCTCGACATCGCGGGTGCGGGCAAGGTTTTCGGAACCGTCACCGTTCTCGAGGGGGTCGATCTTGGTATCGGGAGGGGCGAGTTCATCTCGCTCCTCGGCCCCTCGGGCTGTGGCAAGACGACCCTTCTTCGCATCGTGGCGGGATTGCTGGCGCCGGATGCCGGAAGGATCCGCCTCGACGGGCAGGAGATCACGCGCGTGCCGCCGCACAAGCGGGATGTCGGCGTGGTGTTCCAGAACTACGCCCTGTTTCCGCATCTGACCGTTGCCGAGAATATCGGCTTCGGCCTGAAGGCGAAGAGAGCGCCGCGCGCCGAGATCGAGGAGGCCGTGAAGCGCCTTCTCTCCCTCGTCGGGCTGGGCGCCATGGCGGATCGCTCCGTGCGGGGATTGTCCGGCGGCCAGCAGCAGCGCGTCGCGGTGGCGCGCGCTCTCGCCACCGGTCCCAAGCTCATGCTCCTCGACGAGCCCTTCTCGGCACTCGACCGCAAGCTGCGCGAGACGATGCAGATCGAATTGCGGCGCATCCTGCGCGATGTCGGCACCACGGCGATCTTCGTCACGCACGATCAGGACGAGGCGCTCGTCATGTCCGACCGCATCGCGGTGATGAATGCCGGGCGCATCGAGCACCTTGATGCACCGGAGGCCATCTATCGCCGGCCCGCGACACCCTTCACGCTGGATTTCGTCGGTCTTTCCACACGCCTCGAGGGCACGGTGCGGGGGATGGAAGGCGAGGTGGCCCTGATCGAGACCCGTTTTGGAACGGTGCGCGCGCCGGCCTCCTTCCTGCCCGGCTCGCCCGTGACGCTCGGCGTGCGGCCCGAGCGTGTCACGCCGGGCTCGGGCGGCGAGAACCGCCTTCGCGCACGGCTGGCGGACGTGATCTTCCAAGGGGCGAAGGCGCAGCTCCACTTCGCCGCCGAAGGGGACGAGCGTATCCTTGTCGAAACGCTCGACGTGCCGGAGGGCGCGCGCAAGGGCGAGGAAATGGACCTGTCCTTCGCAGTCTCCGACACGCTGGTCTATCCGCGCGAAGGCAGGGCGGCATGA
- a CDS encoding substrate-binding domain-containing protein, whose amino-acid sequence MTKTIIMPNRRQFLAGSAAAAGTLAMPSILRAQTRELVVGGAASHREWVETIVIPNFEAKYDARILYEGTRSLVNLEKMQQNQAQQYLSVVQMDDPVMILAHEAGLLEPLSAETVPNMAKLKDGAVHLDGAWVNYLQPFQAIAYNEEALPNGIESWEELWDDSMAGRVVIPSLQNTEGVFPLFMAAALETGKPVAEAQYDIEAGFRKMQALKPNLLTIYTQMPQAFNLLETGEAWAIAGALSSFTMPRRAEGSPVNLAVPREGAFAAPSGVCVVRGGPNQDLAMAYVNELLSVELQNQLTAPTFSLPTNVEAATPSDLPENIEVLSVDWANVANNRADWVQRWDREMAI is encoded by the coding sequence ATGACGAAAACCATCATCATGCCCAATCGCCGCCAATTCCTCGCCGGCTCTGCCGCGGCGGCTGGAACGCTTGCCATGCCTTCCATCCTGCGCGCCCAGACGCGCGAACTGGTGGTGGGCGGTGCCGCCAGCCATCGCGAATGGGTCGAGACCATCGTGATCCCGAATTTCGAGGCCAAGTACGACGCGCGCATCCTTTATGAGGGCACCCGCTCCCTGGTGAACCTCGAGAAGATGCAGCAGAACCAGGCGCAGCAATATCTCTCCGTCGTCCAGATGGACGATCCGGTGATGATCCTCGCGCATGAGGCCGGGCTTCTGGAGCCGCTCAGCGCCGAGACCGTGCCCAACATGGCGAAACTGAAGGACGGGGCGGTCCATCTGGACGGGGCGTGGGTCAATTACCTCCAGCCCTTCCAGGCCATCGCCTACAATGAGGAGGCTTTGCCGAACGGCATCGAGTCCTGGGAAGAGCTCTGGGACGATTCCATGGCGGGCCGCGTTGTCATTCCGTCGTTGCAGAACACCGAGGGGGTCTTCCCGCTCTTCATGGCGGCCGCGCTGGAAACCGGTAAGCCGGTGGCGGAGGCGCAGTACGATATCGAAGCCGGTTTCCGGAAGATGCAGGCCCTCAAGCCCAATCTCCTGACGATCTACACGCAGATGCCGCAGGCCTTCAATCTCCTGGAGACGGGGGAAGCCTGGGCGATCGCGGGCGCGCTGTCCTCCTTCACCATGCCGCGCCGGGCGGAGGGGTCGCCGGTCAATCTGGCCGTGCCGCGCGAGGGCGCCTTCGCCGCGCCGTCCGGCGTCTGCGTGGTGCGCGGCGGCCCGAACCAGGATCTTGCCATGGCCTATGTGAACGAGCTTCTGAGTGTGGAGCTCCAGAACCAGCTCACCGCGCCCACCTTCTCCCTTCCCACGAATGTGGAGGCCGCGACGCCGTCCGACCTGCCCGAGAACATCGAGGTCCTGTCGGTGGACTGGGCCAATGTCGCAAACAACCGCGCCGACTGGGTCCAGCGCTGGGACCGCGAGATGGCGATCTGA
- a CDS encoding GntR family transcriptional regulator: MMMVFVMVAGSGCRRSVDTFASRVPTPKTLCQKGFPLKRRALGEENEHKKYGLCTKRLHPSSGSRIDAPPIIGAGTRRRRPMEEAQVHQILTRVLASGIAAPGSKLGEQHLADIFSISRDRMRRVLQRLGYEGKLELVPNRGARTIDPGLADARIVYDARRVLEGGIALSLAERITTPEIDALFAHQDAERDAIAEGHPERALELGGALHMRLAELIDNPVLVGTLRTLVDRTSTLLLFFGPSDGPACSCREHRGIVEALSTREPMRAREAMCSHLSQVETRLRTRPRCEAIDIETLVRTEIRRSGAAAPAKGLPAAAPRSQRRKGGASEHVA; this comes from the coding sequence ATGATGATGGTTTTCGTCATGGTTGCGGGCTCCGGTTGCAGGCGTTCGGTGGACACATTTGCAAGCCGCGTGCCAACTCCCAAAACCCTTTGCCAGAAGGGCTTTCCGCTCAAGCGACGAGCCCTTGGAGAAGAAAATGAGCACAAAAAATACGGATTGTGCACAAAAAGACTCCACCCATCGTCTGGCTCCCGGATTGATGCGCCGCCTATAATCGGCGCAGGGACACGAAGACGCAGGCCGATGGAAGAAGCACAGGTCCACCAAATCCTGACGCGGGTTCTCGCATCCGGGATCGCCGCGCCCGGTTCCAAGCTCGGCGAGCAGCATCTGGCCGATATTTTCTCTATTTCACGCGACCGGATGCGCCGTGTGCTTCAGCGGCTCGGCTACGAGGGCAAGCTTGAACTTGTGCCCAATCGGGGCGCACGCACCATCGACCCCGGGCTAGCGGACGCCCGCATCGTCTATGATGCCCGGCGTGTCCTCGAAGGGGGTATCGCGCTGAGCCTTGCCGAGCGCATCACCACGCCCGAGATCGATGCGCTCTTCGCCCATCAGGACGCGGAGCGCGACGCCATCGCCGAGGGCCATCCGGAACGCGCTCTTGAGCTTGGCGGAGCGTTGCACATGCGCCTTGCCGAACTCATCGACAATCCGGTTCTGGTCGGGACGCTGAGGACTTTGGTGGACCGCACCTCGACGCTGCTCCTCTTCTTCGGCCCCAGCGACGGCCCGGCGTGTTCCTGCCGTGAGCATCGCGGCATCGTCGAGGCGCTCTCGACGCGTGAGCCGATGCGCGCGCGCGAGGCGATGTGTTCCCACCTCTCCCAGGTGGAAACGCGCCTTCGCACGCGTCCGCGCTGCGAGGCCATCGACATCGAGACGTTGGTGAGGACGGAGATCCGGCGCTCGGGCGCGGCCGCGCCGGCGAAAGGCTTACCCGCCGCCGCTCCGCGTTCGCAGCGCCGAAAGGGAGGCGCAAGTGAACACGTCGCCTGA
- a CDS encoding polysaccharide deacetylase family protein → MNTSPESPSPVTHRDFAGYRGATPSIRWPEGARVAVSIVVNVEEGAELSLSMGDERNESIYEAVESVDGAPDLCMESHFEYGTRAGWPRIRKALAERGVKATLNANGRALALSPWIAEEAVADGHEIAAHGWRWERHVHMSEKEERLAIARAVAAIEAAGGSAPIGWHTRSATSVRTRDLLAEHGGFLYDSNAYNDDLPYLVEVGGHEHVVLPYAFDTNDMRFLNGGGFVFAEDFSRYCIEAFERLHAEGAEAPRMMSVGLHLRIIGRPARLRGLELFLDHALKRGGVWFARRDEIAHHWRDGLGLPRWRPRPVPEGFAR, encoded by the coding sequence GTGAACACGTCGCCTGAGAGTCCCTCCCCCGTGACGCACCGCGACTTCGCGGGCTACCGAGGTGCAACGCCCTCGATCCGCTGGCCGGAAGGCGCGCGTGTCGCCGTTTCCATCGTGGTGAACGTAGAGGAGGGCGCCGAGTTGTCCCTCTCCATGGGCGACGAGCGCAACGAGAGCATCTACGAGGCTGTCGAGTCCGTCGACGGCGCGCCCGACCTTTGCATGGAAAGCCATTTCGAATACGGCACGCGCGCCGGCTGGCCCCGCATCCGCAAGGCGCTGGCCGAGCGAGGCGTGAAAGCGACGTTGAACGCCAACGGGCGCGCGCTCGCCCTCTCGCCCTGGATCGCCGAGGAAGCGGTGGCGGACGGCCACGAGATCGCCGCGCATGGCTGGCGCTGGGAGCGCCATGTGCATATGAGCGAAAAGGAGGAGCGCCTCGCCATCGCCCGGGCGGTGGCGGCCATAGAAGCGGCGGGTGGAAGCGCCCCCATAGGCTGGCACACGCGCTCGGCCACATCGGTTCGCACGCGCGACCTTCTCGCAGAGCATGGCGGGTTTCTGTACGATTCCAACGCCTATAACGACGATCTGCCCTATCTGGTGGAGGTCGGCGGCCACGAGCATGTCGTGCTCCCCTACGCTTTCGACACCAACGACATGCGTTTCCTGAACGGCGGTGGTTTCGTGTTCGCGGAGGATTTCTCCCGCTACTGCATCGAGGCCTTCGAGCGCCTCCATGCGGAAGGCGCCGAAGCGCCGCGGATGATGTCGGTGGGCCTGCATCTGCGCATCATCGGTCGTCCGGCGCGCCTGCGGGGGCTGGAGCTCTTTCTCGACCATGCGCTGAAGCGCGGAGGCGTCTGGTTCGCACGGCGCGACGAGATCGCCCATCACTGGCGCGACGGACTTGGCCTGCCGCGATGGCGGCCACGCCCTGTCCCGGAGGGTTTCGCGCGATGA
- a CDS encoding aspartate/glutamate racemase family protein, whose protein sequence is MTRLVLVNPNTSQASTDAMVAIGRQTGERDLSIEGVTAPFGAPLITDEDALDEAARAVLSLAPRLRRTPCDGVIVAAFGDPGLSRLRDILDVPVTGIAEAGMAAAAAGGRRFAVVTTTPGLIGVIEKAASRYGHAALFAGTFLTEGDPVALMAEPYALVNALEAACKAAIRQGDAQAIVIGGGPLAPAARALAPTLGVALIEPVPAAIRFAALRTAKAQPQGHA, encoded by the coding sequence ATGACCCGCCTCGTTCTCGTCAACCCGAACACCAGCCAGGCTTCCACGGATGCGATGGTGGCGATCGGACGCCAGACCGGGGAACGCGATCTTTCGATCGAAGGCGTGACCGCCCCCTTCGGCGCGCCACTAATCACCGACGAAGACGCCCTGGACGAGGCCGCGCGCGCGGTCTTGTCGCTCGCTCCAAGGCTGCGCCGCACTCCATGCGATGGCGTGATCGTCGCCGCCTTCGGCGATCCGGGTCTCTCGCGCCTGCGTGACATTCTTGACGTTCCTGTAACGGGCATTGCGGAGGCCGGCATGGCGGCGGCGGCGGCTGGAGGCCGGCGCTTCGCGGTGGTCACGACGACGCCGGGCCTGATCGGTGTCATCGAAAAGGCTGCCTCGCGATACGGTCATGCGGCGCTGTTCGCCGGCACGTTCCTCACCGAAGGCGATCCCGTCGCGCTCATGGCCGAACCGTACGCGCTCGTGAATGCGCTGGAGGCGGCCTGCAAGGCCGCCATCCGGCAAGGCGACGCGCAGGCCATCGTGATCGGCGGGGGACCGCTTGCACCCGCCGCCCGTGCTCTTGCCCCGACGCTCGGCGTGGCTTTGATCGAACCCGTGCCCGCCGCCATACGCTTCGCTGCGCTACGCACCGCCAAGGCGCAACCGCAAGGACACGCTTAG
- a CDS encoding flavin reductase family protein has product MARISKSDFPVSQVRRYLEPGPIVLVSSRWQDKTNIMTLGWHTVLEFSPSLVGLMISAGNHSHQMIRESRECVINLPTTKLTDTVVGIGNISGAAIDKFERFGLTAEEASEVDAPLIGECHASFECRLHEDALVERYNFFIFEVVKAHVAPSPKHPETLHYTGDGVFMVSGQVISRRSLFRPEML; this is encoded by the coding sequence ATGGCGCGCATCAGCAAAAGCGACTTTCCGGTCAGCCAGGTTCGCCGCTATCTGGAACCCGGCCCGATCGTACTGGTCTCGTCGCGCTGGCAGGACAAGACCAACATCATGACGCTGGGCTGGCACACGGTGTTGGAGTTCTCTCCGTCGCTCGTCGGGCTGATGATCTCAGCCGGCAATCACAGCCACCAAATGATCCGCGAAAGCCGCGAATGCGTCATCAACCTGCCGACGACCAAGCTGACCGACACGGTGGTCGGCATCGGCAACATCAGCGGCGCGGCGATCGACAAGTTCGAGAGATTCGGGCTGACGGCCGAAGAGGCCTCCGAGGTCGATGCGCCACTGATCGGAGAATGCCATGCGAGCTTCGAGTGCCGGCTGCACGAGGATGCACTGGTCGAGCGCTACAACTTCTTCATCTTCGAGGTGGTGAAGGCGCATGTCGCGCCATCGCCGAAGCATCCCGAGACGCTGCATTATACCGGCGACGGCGTCTTCATGGTGTCCGGCCAGGTCATCAGCCGACGCTCGCTGTTCCGGCCTGAGATGCTGTGA